One stretch of Candidatus Effluviviaceae Genus V sp. DNA includes these proteins:
- a CDS encoding bifunctional methionine sulfoxide reductase B/A protein produces MRRFFVITIALAAPLLLLAACGEQEIEMTQTRDAASAAETEEYRDLTHEEERVIVDKGTEMPFTGEYVDHFESGTYHCKRCDAPLYRSTDKFKTSCGWPSFDDEIEGAVRRERDADGIRTEILCANCGAHLGHVFEGERLTDTNIRHCVNSISLVFRSDSEANAEAENTKKAYFAGGCFWGVEHLFEQKEGVISASSGYMGGSVEDPSYRQVVSGGTGHLETVEVEYDPEKVSYEDLAKYFFEIHDPTQEGGQGPDIGPQYISAVFYSTEDEKKTAERLIGILKDKGYDVVTDVRPAGEFWEAEGYHQDYYEQKGTQPYCHAYTKRF; encoded by the coding sequence ATGAGACGGTTCTTTGTGATCACCATAGCCCTTGCGGCGCCTCTGCTTCTCTTGGCCGCCTGCGGCGAACAGGAGATTGAGATGACACAGACGCGCGATGCGGCTTCCGCTGCCGAGACTGAGGAGTATCGTGACCTGACGCACGAGGAGGAGCGGGTCATCGTCGACAAGGGCACGGAGATGCCATTTACGGGTGAGTACGTTGACCACTTCGAGAGCGGCACGTACCACTGCAAGCGTTGTGACGCGCCGCTCTACCGGTCGACCGACAAGTTCAAGACCTCGTGCGGATGGCCCAGCTTCGACGACGAGATCGAGGGCGCCGTTCGCAGAGAGCGCGACGCCGACGGCATCCGGACCGAGATCCTCTGCGCCAACTGCGGCGCGCATCTCGGGCACGTGTTCGAGGGGGAGAGGTTGACCGACACGAACATCCGGCACTGCGTCAACTCGATCTCGCTTGTGTTCAGATCCGACTCGGAGGCGAATGCCGAGGCGGAGAACACGAAAAAGGCCTACTTCGCCGGCGGCTGCTTCTGGGGCGTCGAGCACCTCTTCGAGCAGAAGGAGGGCGTGATCTCGGCATCGTCAGGTTACATGGGCGGCTCTGTCGAGGACCCCTCGTACCGGCAGGTCGTCTCCGGAGGGACCGGTCACCTCGAGACCGTCGAGGTGGAGTACGACCCTGAGAAGGTGAGCTACGAGGACCTCGCGAAGTACTTCTTCGAGATCCACGACCCGACGCAGGAGGGCGGTCAGGGCCCGGACATCGGCCCGCAGTACATCTCAGCCGTCTTCTACAGCACCGAGGACGAGAAGAAGACCGCCGAGAGGCTCATCGGCATCCTGAAGGACAAGGGCTACGACGTCGTGACCGACGTGCGGC